The Chloroflexota bacterium genome includes a window with the following:
- a CDS encoding DUF72 domain-containing protein, which yields MSRFIHIGCCGFPVARSKYYECFSLVEVQETFYRPPRVETAQAWRQQAPADFEFTLKAWQLITHEPRSPTYRKAGVQIPAEQAEHYGFFRATEEVYAAWDTTLQVAQALHARVVVFQCPPSFTPTEEHVANLQQFFSRIERRHLLLAWEPRGGWPDDLVAHLCQDLNLIHCVDPFQRLSLYGEPTYYRLHGIGGYRYLYTQDDLVWLLNLCKSKQEVYCLFNNVQMWQSAQEFLALTKQSAGSAGQGSAG from the coding sequence ATGTCGAGGTTCATCCATATCGGTTGCTGCGGGTTTCCCGTGGCACGCAGCAAGTATTACGAGTGTTTTTCCCTGGTCGAGGTGCAGGAGACCTTTTACCGCCCACCACGAGTGGAGACAGCACAGGCATGGCGGCAGCAGGCCCCCGCCGATTTCGAGTTCACCCTCAAAGCCTGGCAGTTGATTACTCACGAGCCACGCAGCCCCACGTATCGTAAGGCAGGGGTGCAAATCCCCGCCGAGCAAGCTGAGCATTACGGCTTCTTCCGCGCGACGGAGGAGGTATATGCCGCATGGGATACCACGCTGCAGGTAGCCCAAGCCCTGCATGCACGCGTGGTCGTCTTTCAGTGCCCGCCTAGTTTTACCCCAACTGAGGAACATGTCGCCAACCTGCAGCAGTTTTTCTCCCGCATTGAACGAAGGCATCTGCTCCTGGCCTGGGAGCCAAGAGGGGGATGGCCTGATGACTTGGTCGCGCACCTTTGCCAAGACCTGAACCTGATCCATTGCGTGGACCCGTTCCAGCGGCTGTCCCTTTACGGGGAACCAACGTATTACCGTTTGCATGGCATCGGCGGCTACCGTTACCTGTATACGCAGGATGATCTGGTTTGGCTGCTGAACCTCTGTAAAAGCAAGCAGGAAGTGTACTGCCTGTTCAATAATGTCCAGATGTGGCAATCCGCGCAGGAGTTCTTGGCGCTTACAAAGCAATCCGCAGGTTCTGCTGGGCAAGGCAGTGCCGGCTAG